In Pseudomonas fluorescens, the following are encoded in one genomic region:
- the hrpA gene encoding ATP-dependent RNA helicase HrpA, whose translation MTDESPSIDKLLKNLDHAMLADRHRLRRQLLELRKKPDEARLGQWVTRMQASCEQVLARKASLPVIRYDDSLPIAAKRDEIKKALEKHQVLIIAGETGSGKTTQLPKICLEIGRGQHGLIGHTQPRRIAARSVASRVAEELGTPLGSLVGYQVRFEDQSDSSTLIKLMTDGILLAETQNDRYLERYDTIIVDEAHERSLNIDFLLGYLKTLLPRRPDLKVIITSATIDLERFSKHFDDAPIVEVSGRTYPVDTWYRPLTLEQDEEGNRVEDDLTVDQAILATLDEIAAYERSERRSPGDVLVFLPGEREIRDAADMLRKAQLKHTEILPLYARLSPAEQQRIFQSHPGRRVVLATNVAETSLTVPGIRYVIDSGTARISRYSYRAKVQRLPIEAISQASANQRKGRCGRVEPGICVRLYSEEDFLGRPEFTDPEILRTNLAAVILQMLHLRLGEVSAFPFIEPPDGKAISDGYNLLQELSAVDRNSELTPLGRQLARLPVDPRMGRMLLEAAKLGSLQEVLIVASAMSIQDPRERPPERQQAADQAHAQWKDADSDFAGLVNLWRGFEEQRQALTASPLRNWCRKNFLNYLRLREWRDSHRQLSLICRDMQLSLNKEPADYPKLHKAVLVGLLSQIGQKTEDGDYLGARQRRFWIHPSSGIGKKRPQWLMTAELVETTKLYARMVAKIDADWIEPLAGHLIKKNHFEPHWEKKRGQVVAFEQITLFGLIVVGRRPVHYGPVDPVVSRELFIREALVRGEIQSKAKCLTANKQLLEQLDELEAKARRRDILADEETLYAFYDARLPAEIHQTATFDSWYRINSQKDPQLLIMREEDVLAREASEVTAQHYPDTLHIGDLELALSYHFEPNHPRDGVTLRVPAPLLPMLPPERLEWLVPGVIEAKCIALVRNLPKALRKNFVPVPDFVKAALQRMTFAEGSLPQALGRELLRMTGARVSDEAWAEAAQQVESHLRMNLEIVDAQGKFLGEGRDLAELTARFAEASQAALAVPQTAKSQQPVEPKVFAAVAEKTQQKIAGLSMTVYPALVEEGGTVKEGRFSTPAEAEFQHRRALQRLLMQQLAEPAKFLRGKLPGLTELGLLYRDMGRVDALVEDILLASLDICILEGEDPLPRDGAGLASLAERKRGAWTEHAERVAKLALEVLKLWHGLQKRFKGKIDLAQAVALNDIKQQLSHLVYPGFVRETPMQWLKELPRYLKAIEQRFEKIAAQVQRDRVWSGELSGLWTQYQTRANKHAQEGKRDPQLELYRWWLEEYRVSLFAQQLGTKVPISDKRLNKQWSQVEP comes from the coding sequence ATGACCGACGAATCGCCCTCCATCGACAAACTGCTGAAAAACCTCGATCACGCCATGCTCGCCGACCGCCACCGGCTGCGGCGGCAGTTGCTTGAGCTGCGCAAGAAACCCGATGAGGCCAGGCTGGGCCAGTGGGTGACGCGGATGCAGGCGTCCTGTGAGCAGGTGCTGGCGCGCAAGGCCAGCCTGCCGGTGATTCGTTACGACGACAGCCTGCCGATCGCCGCCAAGCGCGACGAAATAAAGAAAGCGCTGGAAAAGCACCAGGTGCTGATCATCGCCGGTGAGACCGGCTCGGGCAAAACCACCCAGTTGCCGAAGATCTGCCTGGAAATCGGTCGCGGCCAGCATGGCCTGATCGGCCACACCCAGCCGCGCCGGATCGCTGCGCGTAGCGTCGCCAGCCGGGTTGCTGAAGAATTGGGCACGCCGCTGGGTTCGTTGGTCGGTTATCAGGTGCGGTTCGAGGATCAGAGCGATTCCAGCACCCTGATCAAGCTGATGACCGACGGTATCCTGCTGGCGGAAACCCAGAACGACCGCTATCTGGAACGCTACGACACGATCATCGTCGACGAAGCCCACGAACGCAGCCTCAACATCGACTTCCTGCTCGGCTACCTGAAAACCCTGCTGCCGCGCCGTCCCGACCTGAAGGTCATCATCACCTCGGCGACCATCGACCTGGAGCGTTTTTCCAAGCACTTCGATGACGCGCCGATTGTCGAAGTCTCCGGCCGCACCTACCCGGTGGACACCTGGTATCGCCCGCTGACGCTTGAGCAGGACGAAGAGGGCAACCGCGTCGAGGACGACCTGACGGTGGATCAGGCGATCCTCGCCACCCTCGACGAAATTGCCGCCTATGAGCGCAGTGAACGCCGCAGTCCCGGTGACGTGCTGGTGTTCCTGCCCGGTGAACGCGAGATTCGCGACGCCGCCGACATGCTGCGCAAGGCCCAGCTCAAGCACACCGAGATCCTGCCGTTGTACGCGCGGCTGTCGCCGGCCGAGCAACAGCGGATTTTCCAGTCGCACCCGGGCCGTCGTGTGGTACTGGCGACCAACGTCGCGGAAACCTCGCTGACCGTGCCGGGCATTCGTTATGTGATCGACAGCGGTACCGCGCGCATCAGCCGCTACAGCTACCGGGCCAAGGTCCAGCGCCTGCCCATCGAAGCCATTTCCCAGGCCAGCGCCAACCAGCGTAAGGGCCGCTGCGGACGGGTCGAGCCGGGCATCTGTGTACGCCTGTACAGCGAAGAGGACTTCCTCGGTCGCCCGGAATTTACCGATCCGGAAATCCTGCGCACTAACCTCGCGGCGGTCATCTTGCAGATGCTGCACCTGCGCCTCGGCGAGGTCAGCGCGTTCCCGTTCATCGAGCCGCCGGATGGCAAGGCCATCAGCGACGGGTACAACCTGCTGCAGGAACTCTCGGCGGTGGACCGCAACAGTGAGCTGACTCCGCTCGGTCGCCAATTGGCGCGGCTGCCGGTGGACCCGCGCATGGGCCGCATGTTGCTCGAAGCGGCCAAGCTCGGCAGCTTGCAGGAAGTGCTGATCGTCGCCAGCGCCATGTCGATCCAGGACCCGCGCGAGCGTCCGCCGGAGCGTCAGCAAGCGGCGGATCAGGCCCACGCCCAGTGGAAAGACGCCGACTCGGACTTCGCCGGGCTGGTCAATCTGTGGCGCGGTTTCGAAGAACAGCGCCAGGCGCTGACCGCCAGTCCGCTGCGTAACTGGTGCCGCAAGAATTTCCTCAATTACCTGCGCTTGCGCGAGTGGCGCGACTCCCATCGCCAATTGAGCCTGATCTGCCGCGACATGCAGCTGAGCCTCAATAAAGAGCCGGCGGATTATCCGAAACTGCACAAAGCGGTGCTGGTGGGGTTGCTCAGCCAGATCGGGCAGAAAACCGAAGACGGCGATTATCTTGGCGCCCGTCAGCGGCGCTTCTGGATTCACCCATCGTCGGGCATCGGCAAGAAGCGCCCGCAGTGGCTGATGACCGCCGAACTGGTGGAAACCACCAAGCTATATGCGCGTATGGTGGCGAAGATCGATGCCGACTGGATCGAGCCGCTGGCCGGGCACCTGATCAAGAAAAACCACTTCGAACCCCACTGGGAGAAGAAGCGCGGCCAGGTCGTGGCGTTCGAGCAGATCACCCTGTTCGGGTTGATTGTGGTCGGGCGCCGGCCGGTGCATTACGGCCCGGTCGACCCCGTGGTGTCCCGCGAATTGTTCATCCGCGAAGCGTTGGTGCGCGGCGAGATTCAGTCCAAGGCCAAGTGCCTGACGGCCAACAAGCAATTGCTGGAACAGCTCGACGAACTGGAAGCCAAGGCCCGCCGTCGCGACATCCTCGCCGATGAAGAAACCCTGTACGCCTTCTACGACGCGCGACTGCCGGCGGAGATCCACCAGACCGCGACTTTCGACAGCTGGTACCGGATCAACAGCCAGAAAGACCCGCAGCTGCTGATCATGCGCGAAGAAGACGTGCTGGCCCGTGAAGCCAGTGAAGTCACCGCCCAGCATTACCCGGATACGCTGCATATCGGCGATCTGGAATTGGCCCTCAGCTACCACTTCGAACCGAATCACCCGCGCGACGGCGTGACCCTGCGCGTGCCGGCGCCGCTGCTGCCGATGTTGCCACCGGAACGCCTGGAGTGGCTGGTACCGGGCGTCATTGAAGCCAAGTGCATTGCCCTGGTGCGCAACCTGCCCAAGGCCTTGCGCAAGAATTTCGTGCCAGTGCCGGACTTCGTCAAGGCGGCCTTGCAGCGCATGACCTTTGCCGAGGGCTCGCTGCCCCAGGCCTTGGGTCGCGAGCTGCTGCGCATGACCGGTGCTCGGGTCAGCGATGAAGCCTGGGCAGAAGCGGCGCAGCAAGTCGAAAGCCATCTGCGGATGAATCTGGAAATCGTCGACGCCCAGGGCAAGTTCCTCGGTGAAGGTCGCGATCTGGCCGAACTGACTGCACGTTTCGCCGAGGCCAGCCAAGCTGCGTTGGCGGTGCCGCAAACCGCGAAGAGCCAGCAGCCGGTGGAGCCGAAAGTGTTCGCCGCCGTGGCCGAGAAAACTCAGCAGAAGATCGCCGGGCTGTCGATGACGGTCTATCCGGCATTGGTGGAAGAGGGCGGCACAGTCAAGGAAGGGAGGTTCTCGACCCCGGCCGAGGCCGAGTTCCAGCATCGCCGCGCGTTGCAACGCCTGTTGATGCAGCAACTGGCCGAACCTGCCAAGTTCCTCCGTGGCAAGTTGCCGGGTCTGACTGAATTGGGCCTGCTGTACCGCGACATGGGGCGCGTCGATGCGCTGGTGGAAGATATTCTGCTGGCCAGCCTCGACATCTGCATTCTCGAGGGCGAAGACCCGTTGCCCCGTGACGGCGCTGGTCTGGCGTCCCTGGCCGAGCGCAAGCGTGGCGCCTGGACCGAGCACGCCGAGCGTGTGGCGAAGCTGGCCCTGGAAGTCCTCAAGCTTTGGCATGGCCTGCAAAAACGCTTCAAGGGCAAGATCGACCTGGCGCAAGCCGTGGCCCTGAACGACATCAAGCAGCAGCTCAGTCACCTGGTCTACCCGGGGTTTGTCCGGGAAACGCCGATGCAGTGGCTCAAGGAATTGCCGCGTTACCTCAAGGCGATTGAACAGCGCTTCGAAAAAATCGCTGCCCAGGTGCAGCGCGACCGGGTCTGGAGTGGCGAGTTGAGCGGGTTGTGGACGCAATACCAGACCCGCGCCAACAAACACGCCCAGGAAGGCAAGCGCGATCCGCAGCTGGAGTTGTATCGCTGGTGGCTGGAGGAATACCGGGTTTCGCTGTTTGCGCAACAGTTGGGGACCAAGGTGCCGATCTCCGACAAGCGATTGAACAAGCAGTGGAGCCAGGTCGAACCCTGA
- a CDS encoding beta-ketoacyl-ACP synthase III, protein MHNVVISGTGLYTPANSISNEELVQSFNTYVAQFNADNAEAIARGEVEALTESSAAFIEKASGIKSRFVMDKDGILDPQRMAPRLPERTNDEWSVLCQMAIGAAEQALQRAGKTAADIDGVIVACSNLQRAYPAIAIEVQEALGIQGFGFDMNVACSSATFGIQTAANSVQLGQARAVLMVNPEVCTGHLNFRDRDSHFIFGDAATAVIIERADLATSKYQFDIVSTKLLTKFSNNIRNNFGFLNRAAEEGIGARDKLFVQEGRKVFKEVCPLVAELISEHLQENQLNVSDVKRFWLHQANLSMNHLIVKKLLGRDATEQEAPVILDTYANTSSAGSVIAFHKNQDDLAAGSLAVLSSFGAGYSIGSVLLRKL, encoded by the coding sequence ATGCATAATGTCGTCATCAGCGGCACCGGCCTTTACACCCCGGCCAACAGCATCTCCAACGAAGAGCTGGTGCAGTCTTTCAATACGTATGTGGCGCAATTCAACGCCGATAACGCCGAGGCCATCGCACGCGGTGAAGTCGAGGCATTGACCGAGTCCAGCGCAGCGTTCATTGAAAAAGCCTCAGGCATCAAGAGCCGCTTTGTCATGGACAAGGACGGCATCCTCGACCCGCAACGCATGGCACCACGCCTGCCGGAGCGTACCAACGACGAATGGTCGGTACTCTGCCAGATGGCGATCGGCGCCGCCGAACAAGCTCTGCAGCGCGCTGGCAAGACCGCCGCGGACATCGACGGCGTGATCGTCGCCTGCTCCAACCTGCAACGTGCCTACCCGGCCATTGCCATCGAAGTTCAGGAAGCGCTGGGCATCCAGGGGTTCGGTTTCGACATGAACGTGGCGTGCTCGTCCGCTACCTTCGGCATCCAGACCGCCGCCAACAGTGTGCAACTGGGCCAGGCCCGGGCGGTCCTGATGGTCAACCCGGAAGTCTGCACCGGCCACCTGAACTTCCGTGACCGCGACAGCCACTTCATCTTCGGTGACGCTGCCACTGCGGTGATCATCGAGCGTGCCGACCTGGCAACGTCCAAGTACCAGTTCGACATCGTCAGCACCAAGCTGCTGACCAAGTTCTCCAACAACATCCGCAACAACTTCGGCTTCCTCAACCGCGCGGCGGAAGAGGGCATCGGCGCCAGGGACAAACTGTTCGTGCAGGAAGGCCGCAAGGTGTTCAAGGAAGTCTGCCCGTTGGTTGCCGAACTGATCAGTGAGCATCTGCAAGAGAACCAGCTCAACGTCAGCGACGTGAAGCGTTTCTGGCTGCACCAGGCCAACCTCAGCATGAACCACTTGATCGTCAAGAAACTGCTCGGTCGCGACGCCACCGAACAGGAAGCGCCGGTGATTCTCGACACCTACGCCAACACCAGTTCGGCCGGTTCCGTGATTGCGTTCCACAAGAACCAGGACGATCTGGCCGCCGGTTCGCTGGCCGTGCTCAGTTCGTTCGGTGCCGGTTATTCGATTGGTAGCGTGTTGCTGCGCAAACTGTAG
- a CDS encoding putative porin, giving the protein MRLASTKTAAALCGGLLLAMSVPASAAVDAKLLDMLKANGSITNAQYSELQAELARDQKDQQIARQAQQETNEQIAATAKKTDTLSAFDQKLAWAAKTQFKGDVRFRQENVHNDGVSNNKDQDRQRIRARLGAYTQINPQVDTGIRIATGNNDDARSTNQSLDNYFDKKQIWLDQGYIDYHPDAIKNLHLVGGKMPQQWVSMGDIIWDSDISPEGLAVTYKYPLSGSTELFGSAGHYTLKDNVDGEGVQFKHDLRLYAGQLGARFAITDSMKMTLGGSLYAYDNDDSSACPTSGTVTTPCALAVNGNSPGEQFKLYEGFGQLDFSNLPVPLSIYGQYVNNTDASNDQDTGWLAGVKSKLYGFNVDYNYRDVQRNAVVGAFTDSDFANGFTGSRGSKLKVSYDLDKNFALGATYYMATSDQTNANINKKDSDINTLQLDAEAKF; this is encoded by the coding sequence ATGCGTCTTGCTTCCACGAAAACTGCGGCGGCCTTGTGCGGTGGCCTGTTGCTGGCCATGAGTGTTCCGGCCAGTGCCGCAGTCGACGCCAAACTGCTCGACATGCTCAAGGCTAACGGCTCGATCACCAACGCGCAGTACAGCGAACTGCAAGCCGAGCTGGCCAGGGATCAGAAAGACCAGCAGATCGCCCGTCAGGCTCAGCAAGAGACCAACGAGCAAATCGCGGCCACCGCGAAGAAAACCGACACACTGAGCGCTTTCGACCAGAAGCTTGCATGGGCGGCAAAGACCCAGTTCAAGGGCGACGTGCGCTTCCGTCAGGAAAACGTCCACAACGATGGCGTATCCAACAACAAAGACCAGGACCGTCAGCGCATTCGTGCCCGCCTGGGTGCCTACACCCAAATCAACCCGCAAGTCGACACCGGTATCCGTATCGCCACCGGCAACAACGACGACGCTCGCTCGACCAACCAGAGCCTGGACAACTACTTCGACAAGAAGCAGATCTGGCTGGACCAGGGTTACATCGACTACCACCCGGACGCGATCAAGAACCTGCACCTGGTTGGCGGCAAGATGCCGCAACAATGGGTGAGCATGGGCGACATCATCTGGGATAGCGACATCAGCCCGGAAGGTCTGGCCGTTACCTACAAGTACCCGCTGAGCGGCAGCACCGAGCTGTTCGGTAGCGCCGGTCACTACACCCTCAAGGACAACGTCGACGGCGAAGGCGTGCAGTTCAAGCACGACCTGCGTCTGTACGCTGGCCAGTTGGGTGCGCGCTTCGCCATCACCGACAGCATGAAAATGACCTTGGGCGGCAGTCTCTACGCCTACGACAACGACGACAGCAGCGCTTGCCCTACCTCGGGTACCGTTACTACGCCATGCGCACTGGCCGTCAACGGCAACAGCCCGGGCGAGCAGTTCAAACTGTACGAAGGCTTTGGTCAGCTGGACTTCAGCAACCTGCCGGTTCCGCTGTCGATCTACGGTCAGTACGTCAACAACACCGATGCCAGCAACGACCAGGACACTGGCTGGTTGGCCGGTGTGAAGTCCAAGCTCTACGGCTTCAACGTGGACTACAACTACCGCGACGTGCAGCGTAACGCTGTGGTTGGCGCCTTCACCGACTCCGACTTCGCCAACGGCTTCACCGGTTCGCGCGGCAGCAAGTTGAAAGTGAGCTACGACCTGGACAAGAACTTTGCCCTGGGCGCGACCTACTACATGGCGACCTCGGACCAGACCAACGCCAACATCAACAAGAAGGATTCGGACATCAACACCCTGCAACTGGATGCCGAAGCGAAGTTCTGA
- a CDS encoding GNAT family N-acetyltransferase, protein MPLQRLQKLSEIAPQTWDALVPETQPFLRHAFLSALEDSGSVGPHTGWQPEHLLHVEGECLIAALPGYRKWHSYGEYVFDHAWADACERAGIDYYPKLLSAVPFSPVTGPRLLAATVEDGFELLKSLPGYLELEGLSSAHINFTDPFTDAALSEQPGWLQRVGCQYHWQNRGYRDFQDFLDVLSSRKRKQMRKEREQVAGQGFDFEWLEGRELSEAQWDFVYACYANTYAVRRQAPYLTREFFSLLAERMPESIRVVLARQGSRPVAMAFSLVGGDSFYGRYWGCLAEFDRLHFETCFYQGMDYAIANGFQRFDAGAQGEHKLIRGFEPVITHSWHYLRHPGLKAAVKDFLEQERLGVLAYAEDAKSALPYRQG, encoded by the coding sequence ATGCCGTTGCAACGCCTGCAAAAACTGTCAGAAATCGCCCCGCAGACGTGGGACGCACTAGTGCCCGAGACTCAGCCTTTTCTGCGTCACGCCTTTTTGAGCGCACTGGAAGACAGCGGCAGCGTCGGACCCCATACCGGCTGGCAGCCCGAGCATTTGTTGCATGTTGAAGGTGAGTGCTTGATCGCCGCGCTGCCCGGTTATCGCAAGTGGCATTCCTACGGCGAGTATGTGTTCGATCATGCCTGGGCCGATGCCTGTGAGCGTGCCGGCATCGACTACTACCCCAAGCTGTTGAGCGCGGTGCCGTTCAGTCCGGTCACCGGACCACGGCTGCTGGCGGCCACGGTCGAAGACGGTTTCGAGTTATTGAAAAGCCTGCCGGGCTACCTTGAGCTTGAAGGGCTCTCCAGCGCCCACATCAACTTCACCGATCCGTTCACTGACGCGGCATTGAGTGAGCAGCCCGGCTGGCTGCAGCGCGTTGGCTGTCAATACCACTGGCAGAATCGCGGCTACCGGGATTTCCAGGACTTCCTCGACGTGCTCAGTTCGCGCAAGCGCAAACAGATGCGCAAGGAGCGCGAGCAGGTAGCGGGGCAGGGCTTCGATTTCGAATGGCTGGAGGGGCGGGAACTGAGCGAGGCGCAATGGGATTTCGTCTATGCCTGCTACGCCAATACCTACGCAGTGCGCCGGCAAGCGCCGTATCTGACGCGGGAGTTTTTCAGCCTGCTGGCCGAGCGCATGCCGGAGTCGATTCGCGTGGTGCTGGCCAGGCAAGGTTCACGGCCGGTGGCGATGGCGTTCAGTCTGGTGGGGGGCGACAGCTTTTATGGCCGTTACTGGGGATGCCTGGCGGAGTTCGATCGCCTGCATTTCGAGACCTGTTTCTACCAGGGGATGGACTATGCCATTGCCAACGGTTTCCAGCGTTTTGATGCCGGGGCACAGGGTGAGCACAAACTGATTCGTGGATTCGAGCCAGTCATTACGCATTCCTGGCACTACTTGCGGCATCCGGGATTGAAAGCTGCGGTGAAAGACTTCCTTGAGCAGGAGCGACTGGGAGTGCTGGCTTATGCAGAGGATGCAAAGTCAGCCTTGCCTTATCGACAAGGCTGA
- the aqpZ gene encoding aquaporin Z — MSLLKRSATELVGTFWLVLGGCGSAVLAAAFPEVGIGLLGVSFAFGLTVLTMAFAIGHISGCHLNPAVSLGLVVGGRFPANELPTYIVAQVIGGVIAAALLYFIASGKPGFELAGGLASNGYGEHSPGGYSMAAGFVCELVMTAMFILIILGATDKRAPAGLAPIAIGLGLTLIHLISIPVTNTSVNPARSTGPALIVGGWAIQQLWMFWVAPLLGAVVGGVLYRWLGKEES, encoded by the coding sequence ATGTCTCTGTTAAAACGTTCGGCTACAGAGTTGGTAGGTACGTTCTGGCTGGTGTTGGGTGGTTGCGGCAGTGCGGTGTTGGCCGCGGCTTTTCCGGAGGTGGGGATCGGCCTGCTCGGGGTGTCCTTCGCGTTTGGCCTGACAGTGCTGACCATGGCTTTCGCCATCGGCCATATTTCCGGCTGTCATCTCAACCCCGCGGTATCCCTCGGCCTGGTTGTGGGTGGGCGGTTTCCGGCCAATGAACTGCCGACCTACATCGTTGCCCAGGTCATTGGCGGCGTGATTGCGGCCGCCCTGCTGTATTTCATTGCCAGCGGCAAACCCGGTTTCGAACTGGCAGGGGGCCTGGCGTCCAACGGCTACGGCGAACACTCGCCTGGCGGCTATTCGATGGCGGCGGGGTTTGTCTGTGAATTGGTGATGACCGCGATGTTCATCCTGATCATCCTTGGCGCCACCGACAAACGAGCACCGGCAGGCCTGGCACCGATTGCCATCGGCCTGGGGCTGACGCTGATCCACCTGATCTCGATCCCGGTCACCAACACCTCGGTCAACCCGGCGCGCAGCACCGGCCCGGCGCTGATCGTCGGCGGCTGGGCGATTCAACAACTGTGGATGTTCTGGGTCGCACCGCTACTCGGTGCAGTGGTCGGCGGCGTGCTGTATCGCTGGCTGGGTAAAGAAGAAAGCTGA